The genomic interval GAGTGGCCTCGGGATGTGCGCATCCGTGCATGTATCGAGATCGAATTTGGTATCGACGAATATCGAATTTTGGCACCATGATCCGATTTGTCCTTGCGTGAGAGCGTACCTGGTTAACGTTCCCCTCGTGATTGGGTTGAGGTCGAGTGCCGGGGGATAAGGTCTTTCGAAGAGCGCCGTTCAAGGTCGGCGAAGTTTGTAATTCTCCTCGGATCTAATCGCTCCGGAGTCCCTATGGCTATCTCTTCACAGTTACACACCACCGACGGTGCTGCCGAGCTGATCTTGCTTTCCGCCCGGTCGGTATGGGAACCGCACCTCATCGCGCAAGTGGAGTCATTGCCCCAACCGCTGTGCACAATGGCGGGATATCACTTCGGCAGATGGGATGCCGAGGGCACTCCGGTTCGCGGTGTGCCCGGCAAAGGGGTGCGGCCGGCTCTGGTGCTGGCAGCGGCCGCAGCGTGTGGCGGATCTGTGGCGCAGGCGGCGCCCGCGGCTGCCGCGGTCGAGTTGCTGCACAACTTCACTCTGGTGCACGACGACGTGATGGATGGCGACTCCACGCGTCGCGGGCGACCCACGGTGTGGACGGTGTGGGGTGTCGCGGACGCCATTCTGCTCGGTGACGCTTTGCACGCGGCGGCTATTCGAATTCTCGTGGATGAGATGGCGCCCGGTATCGCTACCGCTGTGGTGGCCTGGTTGGAGACCGCGGCCCTCGAATTGTGCCGGGGCCAACATGAGGACTGCTTGTTCGAAACCGTCTCCGCGGTGGGAATCGAGGCCTATATCCGCATGGCAGCGGGCAAGACGGCGGCGCTGACCGGTAGCGCCTGTGCGGTCGGTGCGCTGTGTGCGGGCGCCGACCGCGGCCTGGTGGCACAGATGGACGCCTTCGGACGCGAGCTCGGGTTGGCGTTCCAATTCGTCGACGACATCCTGGGTATCTGGGGTGACCCGGAGGTGACCGGTAAACCGGTCGGCAACGACCTCGCTCGACGCAAGCTGAGTTTGCCGGTCGTCGCTGCGCTGGAATCAGGCACTACGGCGGCCGTGGAGCTGGAAGGACTGTATCGATCCCAGGCTCCGCTGACACCTGCCGACATCGCGCGCGCCATGGAACTGATCGAAGTGGCCGGTGGCCGACGGGTAGCTCGGCAATTAGCGGAACAGCGGATCCGCGCGGCACTGACCGCCCTACCGGATCTCGCCGATACCGCGGACCTCGCGGTCTTGACGCACGCGATGACACACAGGAATCGTTGATATGCGCGCGTCGGCACTGCGTATCGGATCCGCGCACGGCAAGGCGATCTTGCTCGGTGAACATACCGTCGTTCACGGAACTCCCGCGATCGCGCTGCCGGTGCCCGCGCTGACGGTGCATGCGAGTGCGCGGCCCGGGGCTGGCTCGGGGTGCGCGCACGAGGCTTCACCTCCCGACCAGGCAGACGAATGGAAGTATCGATTCCAGACCGGAAACGGCGCTGATCGCCCGGATTTCGGCCCCCGAATCGCCGCTGAGCGCGCGCTGTCGTCATGGGGCCTGGCCGACGAAGTCTTCGACATCACCATGCGATGTGGCATACCGCCGGGGCGAGGCCTCGGTTCGAGCGCCGCTTGCGCCGCGGCGGCCGTGCGGGCACTCGCGGTGCTACTGGACCAGCCTTGCGACGACGACTTGTTGTACGAATCGGTCCAGCGCGGAGAGAACGCCGCGCACGGCCGTGCCAGCGGAGTCGATGCCCGCGCCGTACTGGCGCGGGGACCCATCTGGTTCCAGCGCGGCACCGCCCGCCCCCTTCCGTTCGACTTCGACGCGACCTTGGTTCTCGCCGATACCGGCAGCGCCCCCGGCACCCGTGAGGCCGTGGCCCTCGTAGGTTCGCACTTCGATGCCGACGCCCGGGCGGGGGAGCGGCTGCTCTCGTTCGCCACGAGCCTCATCGAGGCGGCCGCAGGCGACCTCAGGACCGGCCGAAGTGAAGCGCTCGGCGCGAAACTGTCGCAATTTCAAGCGATTCTGGACCAGCTCGGTGTCAGCACTCCGGAGATAGACGTTGTGGTCGCGGCCGCGATGTCCGCTGGAGCCCTCGGTGCGAAGCTGACCGGCGGTGGTCTCGGTGGATGCGTCTTGGCGTTGACCCACCCCCCGGCCGCGGCAGGTGTGGCTCACGCGATGTCCGAAGCGGGCGCGCGACGAACCTGGGCGCTGTCCCTCGAAGGGATGGCGCGATGAGCACCGCCGAGAACCTCAGCACCAGAACCGATGCCGTGATCAGCGACAGCGCGACCGCGGTGGCCTATCCGAATATGGCGCTGGTGAAGTACTGGGGAAAGCGCGACGAGGCACTGATCCTGCCGGTCAACAGCAGCCTCTCGATGACCCTCAACATTTTTCCGACCACGACCCGGGTCACGGTCATCCCGAGGTCGCACCGGGATGCGATCATCCTCAACGGTCGAGAAGCAGACCATGTCACGCGGCAGCGCATCGTGCGGTTCCTGGATCTGGTTCGTCGCCTGGCCGATCGACATGAACGTGTCGCGGTCGACACCACCAACACGGTTCCGACCGGGGCCGGCCTGGCGTCCTCTGCCAGTGGATTTGCCGCACTGGCCGCCGCGGCGTCGACCGCGTTCGGTCTGCGGCTCGACCAGCGAGCATTGTCCAGATTGGCTCGGCGGGGCTCCGGCTCGGCGTGCCGGTCGATTTTCGGTGGGTTCGTGATCTGGCACGGCGGAAAGGGTTTCGGGCCGCGCGCTGACGAAGGCTGCTTTGCCGAGCCGATCGCCGCGGAGCGGGATTGGGCCTTGGTGATCGCGCTGGTCGATTCCGAGCCGAAGAAGATCTCCAGTCGCGCGGCTATGCGTCACACCCTGACGACCTCGCCGCTGTATCTGCCCTGGGCCGCGGCCGCCACCGCGGATCTCGCCCACATGCGTGTGGCGATAGAACAGGACGACCTGGTGGCCGCCGGCCGGATCGCCGAGCACAACGCGCTGGGTATGCATGCGGCACTGCTGGCGGCGCGACCCGCCATTCGCTATTTGTCGCCTCGCTCCTTACAGGTGTTGGATCGAGTCGAACAGGTACGCGCGGCGGGCACACCCGCCTACGCCACCATCGATGCGGGCGCTAATGTCGCCGTGCTCTGCGCGCGAACCGACGTACCCCGGGTGGCTGCCGCCTTACAGGAGTTGCCCGACGTCTTCACCCACGTCGCATTGCCAGGTCCAGCGGCCGCGATCCGCCGGAGCGACTCATGATCGCTTTCCGCGCACCGGGCAAATTGTTCATCGCGGGGGAGTACGCCGTGCTCGACCCCGGCGGAGCAGCGGTTCTGGTCGCAGTGGACCGCTACGTCACGGCGACGGTGACCGAGCCGCGCACCGAAACGGTCTCGACCCCCAATGTTGACGGCCACAGCGACATTCGCTGCGAGCGAATCGACGGCCGGGCTATCACCCCGAGGCCCCAGCGCCCAGGTTTCGACTACGTCCTGGCCGCGGTGGCAGCTGTGGAGCGCCTCGCGATCGAGTACGGCCGACAGCCGCAGCCCTTCGAATTGACGACGCGCGGTCGAGGATTCGCCGACCCCGCCGGCCGCAAACTCGGTCTCGGCTCCAGCGCCGCCGCGACGGTGGCGACAATCGGCGCGCTGCAAGCGTTCTACGGACTGGGACTCGGCCTCGTCCAGCGCTTCAAGCTCGCGTTGCTGGCCACACTGATGGTGAACCCGCAGACCTCCGGCGGCGACCTCGCCGCGAGCACCTGGGGTGGTTGGGTTCACTACCGCAGCCCGGATCGCCGGTGGATCAACGCATTCGCTGCCCGCAACGGTTCCGCCGCCACCGTGCACACACCCTGGCCGGGCCTGGCGGTTCGGCAACTGGACCAACCGAATTCGGTCGACCTGCTGGTGGGATCGACCGGTCGACCCGCGTCCACGCCCACGCTGACGCGACTGTTCCACCGCGGCGCTCGGCCGCCCGCTGCTGATCGCGCGTTCGTCACCGCGAGCAACGCGTGTGTCCAACGATTGGTCACCGCGATCGACTCCGACGACGTCGCTGTCATCCAGGTCGAAATACGCCAGGCGCGAACTCTTCTCGCCGATCTCGACGCGCTGTCCGGCCTCGGAATCCTAACCGACCGGCTCACCGCCCTCTGCGCTGCCGCGGAGGCGGCCGGGGCCGCGGCGAAACCCTCGGGTGCGGGCGGCGGGGACTGCGGTATCGCCATCGCCTGCCGCGACCGCCCGGAGATAGCGGTCGAGGTGGACCAGCGCTGGCGCGGCGCCGGCATCCTGCCGCTCCCGCTGCACGTTCCCGCCAGTGAAGGGATAGGAATATGACCTCGGCCCATACCATCGGCAACCGCAAAGACGACCATCTGCGCTACGCCGTCGATCAACACCACCACGGCTTCGACGGCAACGATTTCGATTCGGTGCGCTTCGTCCATCACGCCTTGGCCGGTATCGACCGTGCCGACGTGGACTTGACCGTCAAGGTCGCCGGAATGCGCTGGGCGACACCGCTGTACATCAACGGTATGACCGGCGGCAGCCGACGCGCGGGTACGGTCAACCGCGAGCTGGCCATTGCCGCCGCCGAGACCGGACTGCCGATCGCTTCCGGGTCGATGAGCGCTTTCCTGCGCGATCGTTCGCTGGCCGACACCTATCGCGTACTGCGCCGGGAACATCCGCACGGATTCGTGATGGCGAACGTGAACGCCAACATCACCCCGGAAGAGGCGCGTCGCGCGGTCGACCTGCTCGAGGCGGACGCGTTGCAGATCCACCTCAACGCGATCCAGGAGATCATCATGCCGGAAGGGGATCGCCACTTCTCCCATTGGCCGCGACGGATCGAACACATCGCCGCGAGCGTGGGTGTGCCGGTCATCGTGAAGGAAGTCGGGTTCGGGCTCAGCCGCGAAACCATCGCACTGCTACGCGATCTAGGAGTCGCCGTCGCCGATGTCGGTGGTCGCGGCGGCACCGATTTCGCCGCGATCGAAAACAGCCGTCGTCCCGGCGCCGAGCTGTCGTTCCTGGAGGGCTGGGGGCAGTCGACGGTCTGCTGCCTGCTCGAAGCCGCCCAGGTGCGCGGAATCGAGGTGGTGGCATCGGGCGGTGTGCGCTCCGCCCTCGACGTCGCCCGTGCCCTGGCTCTCGGAGCCTCCGCCGCCGGGGTCGCGGGAAAGTTCTTGTCCATCGTCATCGACGACGGCGTGGACGCGCTCATCGCCACGATCCGGAAATGGCTCGACCAGCTCACTTCCATCATGACGGTCCTGGGCACCTCCACACCGGCTGATCTCGCCCGATGCGACCTGCTCGTCGGCGGAAACGTCAGCGCGTATTGCGGACTGCGCGAGATCGAATCCCACACCTACGCCCGCCGCAGCCTCGCCTCGGCCGCGAGCGAGTTCGACCCCGCTCGAGGCTCCGACCCGAAAGGGGGATACCCCGCATGACTGTCCAACACGATGTCGATACCGCCTACGCGGCAGTTCCACTGTCCTGGCTGGGTCCGATCCGGATCAGTGGCGATACGGTGACCGGCGAAGAGGTCGAGGTGCCGCTGGCCACCTTCGAAACGCCGCTGTGGCCCTCGGTGGGACGGGGCGCCCGCATCTCGATGCTGACCGAAAGGGGCATCGTCGCAACGCTTCTGGACGATCGTATGACGCGCTCGGTGCTCTTCGAGGCCGACGACGCCGCGACCGCCCTGGCCGCTGTGCGGCGTATCCGTGATCGGTTCGACGAAGTGCGAGGCGTCGCCGGCGCACACAGCCGGCACTGTGAGCTGATCGACCTGCATCATCAGATCGCCGCCAACCTGCTGTTCCTGCGATTCGAGTTCACCACCGGCGACGCGGCGGGCCACAACATGGCTACGCAAGCAGCCGACCAGCTGATGGCGTGGATACTGGCGAACCAGCCCGGCCTGCGCTACGGGTCGGTATCCGGGAACTTCTGCACCGACAAGAAACCCAGCGCGGTCAACGGGATTCTCGGGCGAGGCAAGAGTGTCGTCACCGAGATCACCGTTCCCCAACAGCTCGTCGAGCAACGGCTACACACGACCGCGGCCGAAGTCACGCAATTGAACACGCGCAAGAACTTGCTCGGCACTGTACTGGCCGGCGGAATCCGTTCCGCCAACGCCCATTACGCGAACATGCTGCTCGGGTTCTATCTCGCGACCGGCCAGGACGCCGCCAATATCGTCGAAGGCTCCCAGGGCATCACCTACGCCGAGGACCGCGGCGGCGACCTCTATTTCTCCTGCACGCTGCCCAACCTCATCGTCGGCAGCGTCGGCAACGGCAAGCACTACCCCTTCGTCGAGAACGCCTTGCAGCGCCTCGGTTGTCGCGAACCTCGGCCGTCCGGCACCAACGCCCGTCGCCTCGCCGTCATCGCCGCGGCCACCGTGCTGTGCGGCGAACTCTCGCTGCTCGCGGCCCAGACCAACCCCGGAGAACTCATGCGGGCGCACACCCGACTCGAACGCTCCAGCCACTGAACAGGATCGAAATGTCTTTACAGCCGGTCGGAATTCACGACCTAGCCATCGCTACCACTCACTACGTCCTCGACCACGCGACCCTGGCCCGCCACCAGGGCGTCGAAGTGAACAAATATCACTACGGCATCGGTCAAGAAGGCATGAGCGTCCCCGCCGCGGACGAAGACATCGTCACCCTTGCCGCCACCGCCGCGGCCCCGATCCTGCAACGCCACGGCACCACCGGTCTCCGAACCGTGTTGCTGGCTACCGAGACCGGGGTCGACCAATCCAAGGCGGCCGGGCTCTATCTGCATCCCTTGCTCGGTCTGCCCGCGTCCACCCGGGTGGTCGAAATCAAGCAGGCCTGCTATTCGGGCACCGCCGCACTGCAATTCGCTGCCGGTCTCATCGCGCGGGAACCCGAGGAGCGGGTCCTGGTGATCGCTACCGACATCGCCCGCTACGACTTCGACACCGCCGCCGAAGCCACCCAAGGCGCCGCCGCGGCGGCGATCCTGGTCGCCGCCGACCCCGCCATCGCCGAGATCGAACCGGTCAGCGGCGTCTACTCGGCCGACATCATGGACTTCTGGCGGCCGAACTATCGCGCCACCGCCGTCGTCGACGGCAAACTGTCGATCACCGCCTACCTCGACGCCGTCGAACAAGCCTTCGCCGACTACCGCCGCCGCGGCGGACACGACCTGGGGCAGTTCGCCGCCTTCTGCTATCACCAGCCCTTCACCAAGATGGCCTACAAAGCACATCGCCATCTGCTCGAAAGCCAAGGACGGCCCGCGACCACGAGCGCGGTCGAAACCGCGGTAGGCCGAACCACCGACTACAACCGTGTCGTCGGCAACAGCTACACCGCCTCCCTGTACCTGGCTTTGGCGGCGCTGCTCGATCAACCCGAGGACTTCACCGGCCGACCCATCGCGCTGCTCAGCTACGGCTCGGGCTGCGTCGCGGAATTCCTCAGCGCGAGACCGGTTTCGGGCTATCGCGACCAGCTGCGAACCGACGCCAACCGCGATGCCATCAGCAACCGGAAACCCATCGACTACGACCACTACCGCGCCCTGCGCAACGCCCAGGACCCCACCGACGGCGGCCATCACGTCGTTCCCGACGAAACCAGCGGGCCCTTCCGGCTCA from Nocardia goodfellowii carries:
- the idsB gene encoding geranylgeranyl diphosphate synthase IdsB encodes the protein MAISSQLHTTDGAAELILLSARSVWEPHLIAQVESLPQPLCTMAGYHFGRWDAEGTPVRGVPGKGVRPALVLAAAAACGGSVAQAAPAAAAVELLHNFTLVHDDVMDGDSTRRGRPTVWTVWGVADAILLGDALHAAAIRILVDEMAPGIATAVVAWLETAALELCRGQHEDCLFETVSAVGIEAYIRMAAGKTAALTGSACAVGALCAGADRGLVAQMDAFGRELGLAFQFVDDILGIWGDPEVTGKPVGNDLARRKLSLPVVAALESGTTAAVELEGLYRSQAPLTPADIARAMELIEVAGGRRVARQLAEQRIRAALTALPDLADTADLAVLTHAMTHRNR
- the mvk gene encoding mevalonate kinase, whose product is MRASALRIGSAHGKAILLGEHTVVHGTPAIALPVPALTVHASARPGAGSGCAHEASPPDQADEWKYRFQTGNGADRPDFGPRIAAERALSSWGLADEVFDITMRCGIPPGRGLGSSAACAAAAVRALAVLLDQPCDDDLLYESVQRGENAAHGRASGVDARAVLARGPIWFQRGTARPLPFDFDATLVLADTGSAPGTREAVALVGSHFDADARAGERLLSFATSLIEAAAGDLRTGRSEALGAKLSQFQAILDQLGVSTPEIDVVVAAAMSAGALGAKLTGGGLGGCVLALTHPPAAAGVAHAMSEAGARRTWALSLEGMAR
- the mvaD gene encoding diphosphomevalonate decarboxylase, translating into MSTAENLSTRTDAVISDSATAVAYPNMALVKYWGKRDEALILPVNSSLSMTLNIFPTTTRVTVIPRSHRDAIILNGREADHVTRQRIVRFLDLVRRLADRHERVAVDTTNTVPTGAGLASSASGFAALAAAASTAFGLRLDQRALSRLARRGSGSACRSIFGGFVIWHGGKGFGPRADEGCFAEPIAAERDWALVIALVDSEPKKISSRAAMRHTLTTSPLYLPWAAAATADLAHMRVAIEQDDLVAAGRIAEHNALGMHAALLAARPAIRYLSPRSLQVLDRVEQVRAAGTPAYATIDAGANVAVLCARTDVPRVAAALQELPDVFTHVALPGPAAAIRRSDS
- a CDS encoding phosphomevalonate kinase; the encoded protein is MIAFRAPGKLFIAGEYAVLDPGGAAVLVAVDRYVTATVTEPRTETVSTPNVDGHSDIRCERIDGRAITPRPQRPGFDYVLAAVAAVERLAIEYGRQPQPFELTTRGRGFADPAGRKLGLGSSAAATVATIGALQAFYGLGLGLVQRFKLALLATLMVNPQTSGGDLAASTWGGWVHYRSPDRRWINAFAARNGSAATVHTPWPGLAVRQLDQPNSVDLLVGSTGRPASTPTLTRLFHRGARPPAADRAFVTASNACVQRLVTAIDSDDVAVIQVEIRQARTLLADLDALSGLGILTDRLTALCAAAEAAGAAAKPSGAGGGDCGIAIACRDRPEIAVEVDQRWRGAGILPLPLHVPASEGIGI
- the fni gene encoding type 2 isopentenyl-diphosphate Delta-isomerase codes for the protein MTSAHTIGNRKDDHLRYAVDQHHHGFDGNDFDSVRFVHHALAGIDRADVDLTVKVAGMRWATPLYINGMTGGSRRAGTVNRELAIAAAETGLPIASGSMSAFLRDRSLADTYRVLRREHPHGFVMANVNANITPEEARRAVDLLEADALQIHLNAIQEIIMPEGDRHFSHWPRRIEHIAASVGVPVIVKEVGFGLSRETIALLRDLGVAVADVGGRGGTDFAAIENSRRPGAELSFLEGWGQSTVCCLLEAAQVRGIEVVASGGVRSALDVARALALGASAAGVAGKFLSIVIDDGVDALIATIRKWLDQLTSIMTVLGTSTPADLARCDLLVGGNVSAYCGLREIESHTYARRSLASAASEFDPARGSDPKGGYPA
- a CDS encoding hydroxymethylglutaryl-CoA reductase, with amino-acid sequence MTVQHDVDTAYAAVPLSWLGPIRISGDTVTGEEVEVPLATFETPLWPSVGRGARISMLTERGIVATLLDDRMTRSVLFEADDAATALAAVRRIRDRFDEVRGVAGAHSRHCELIDLHHQIAANLLFLRFEFTTGDAAGHNMATQAADQLMAWILANQPGLRYGSVSGNFCTDKKPSAVNGILGRGKSVVTEITVPQQLVEQRLHTTAAEVTQLNTRKNLLGTVLAGGIRSANAHYANMLLGFYLATGQDAANIVEGSQGITYAEDRGGDLYFSCTLPNLIVGSVGNGKHYPFVENALQRLGCREPRPSGTNARRLAVIAAATVLCGELSLLAAQTNPGELMRAHTRLERSSH
- a CDS encoding hydroxymethylglutaryl-CoA synthase is translated as MSLQPVGIHDLAIATTHYVLDHATLARHQGVEVNKYHYGIGQEGMSVPAADEDIVTLAATAAAPILQRHGTTGLRTVLLATETGVDQSKAAGLYLHPLLGLPASTRVVEIKQACYSGTAALQFAAGLIAREPEERVLVIATDIARYDFDTAAEATQGAAAAAILVAADPAIAEIEPVSGVYSADIMDFWRPNYRATAVVDGKLSITAYLDAVEQAFADYRRRGGHDLGQFAAFCYHQPFTKMAYKAHRHLLESQGRPATTSAVETAVGRTTDYNRVVGNSYTASLYLALAALLDQPEDFTGRPIALLSYGSGCVAEFLSARPVSGYRDQLRTDANRDAISNRKPIDYDHYRALRNAQDPTDGGHHVVPDETSGPFRLSALTEHQRIYEKTLG